A single window of Coffea eugenioides isolate CCC68of chromosome 7, Ceug_1.0, whole genome shotgun sequence DNA harbors:
- the LOC113777656 gene encoding histone H3.3 yields the protein MARTKQTARKSTGGKAPRKQLATKAARKSAPTTGGVKKPHRYRPGTVALREIRKYQKSTELLIRKLPFQRLVREIAQDFKTDLRFQSHAVLALQEAAEAYLVGLFEDTNLCAIHAKRVTIMPKDIQLARRIRGERA from the exons atgGCTCGTACGAAGCAAACAGCTCGCAAGTCCACCGGAGGAAAGGCTCCAAGGAAACAGCTTGCCACCAAG GCTGCCAGGAAGTCGGCACCCACGACTGGAGGTGTGAAGAAGCCTCACCGCTACCGACCTGGAACTGTTGCACTGCG TGAAATTAGGAAATATCAGAAGAGTACTGAGCTTTTGATCCGCAAACTACCCTTCCAAAGGCTTGTTCGTGAAATTGCTCAAGACTTCAAG ACGGATTTGAGGTTCCAAAGTCATGCTGTCCTTGCTCTTCAAGAAGCTGCTGAGGCCTATCTTGTTGGTCTGTTTGAAGACACAAATCTTTGTGCAATCCATGCTAAGAGGGTAACTATCATGCCCAAGGACATCCAACTTGCGAGGCGTATTCGTGGTGAAAGGGCATGA
- the LOC113777436 gene encoding histone H1, whose translation MSATGDAEKTAVEQPPADAPPAEQPAEKPAKEKKPKAPKEKKPKAPKTAAHPPYFEMIKEALVALNEKSGSSPYAIAKFVEEKHKSELPANFRKILGLQLKNSAARGKLIKIKASYKLSEAGKKVPAVKKPAKANAETKRAGKPAAQSNAKTTRATAAAKKKTEAVKAKPEKKVTQAKKTKKAAAPAKAKQPKSIKSPAAKRARKAAAA comes from the exons ATGTCGGCCACCGGAGATGCTGAGAAAACTGCCGTTGAGCAGCCTCCGGCTGATGCTCCCCCTGCGGAGCAGCCAGCCGAGAAGCCTGCTAAGGAGAAAAAGCCTAAAGCTCCTAAAGAAAAGAAGCCTAAAGCGCCCAAAACTGCTGCTCATCCTCCTTACTTTGAG ATGATTAAGGAGGCCCTCGTTGCACTGAACGAAAAGAGCGGATCAAGTCCGTACGCAATCGCAAAGTTCGTGGAAGAGAAGCACAAGTCGGAACTGCCTGCGAATTTTAGGAAGATCCTAGGGCTTCAGTTGAAGAACTCTGCGGCGAGGGGAAAGCTGATCAAAATCAAGGCCTCGTACAAGTTATCCGAGGCAGGCAAAAAAGTCCCCGCCGTGAAAAAGCCAGCCAAAGCCAATGCGGAGACGAAGAGGGCTGGTAAGCCGGCTGCTCAATCGAATGCGAAAACCACTAGAGCAACTGCTGCGGCGAAGAAGAAGACGGAAGCTGTGAAGGCAAAGCCAGAGAAGAAAGTGACTCAGGCTAAGAAAACGAAGAAGGCGGCGGCTCCAGCGAAGGCAAAGCAGCCAAAGTCAATTAAGTCTCCTGCTGCTAAGAGGGCTAGGAAAGCTGCTGCTGCTTAA
- the LOC113777753 gene encoding protein BASIC PENTACYSTEINE6-like, with protein MDHNHLSIKTYMAITAERDAAIRERNMALEERKRAFSERDMAMLQRDAAIAERNSAIQERDEAIAALQIRDCSVNNMLSDSAEDGVADGTEDMHYQHMHHAMVNAAFSPRDILTSETFNSTQVASETAKATKVRQPKEGKMTKSVKSPRSPKRRAEGMIKPLTPASSNGWNAGHDLKREEELEGHLGTWKDNIGLNQINFDETSMPVPVCSCTGTPQPCYKWGNGGWQSACCTTTMSVYPLPQVSNKRYTRVGGRKMSGSAFNKLLNRLVAEGHDLYSAPLDLKDHWAKHGTNRYSTLK; from the exons ATG GACCACAATCACTTATCGATAAAGACATATATGGCCATCACGGCTGAGCGAGATGCGGCCATCCGGGAAAGGAACATGGCACTGGAGGAGAGAAAGAGGGCCTTCTCTGAGAGAGACATGGCAATGCTTCAGCGGGATGCAGCTATTGCTGAACGTAATTCTGCCATACAAGAACGAGATGAGGCCATTGCTGCTCTGCAAATAAGGGACTGCTCTGTAAATAATATGCTTTCTGACTCCGCTGAGGATGGGGTTGCAGATGGAACCGAAGACATGCATTACCAGCATATGCATCACGCTATGGTTAATGCTGCATTTAGTCCTAGAGATATTCTAACTAGTGAGACCTTTAATAGTACACAAGTTGCTTCTGAAACTGCGAAAGCCACGAAAGTGAGGCAGCCAAAGGAAGGTAAGATGACAAAATCAGTCAAGTCTCCAAGGTCGCCTAAAAGACGGGCTGAAGGCATGATTAAGCCACTAACTCCTGCTTCATCAAATGGTTGGAATGCTGGCCATGATTTGAAACGCGAGGAAGAATTAGAAGGGCATCTTGGTACGTGGAAGGATAATATAGGCTTGAATCAAATAAACTTTGACGAAACTTCCATGCCAGTGCCAGTTTGCTCCTGCACTGGAACACCCCAGCCTTGTTATAAGTGGGGGAATGGTGGATGGCAGTCGGCTTGCTGTACAACGACCATGTCTGTGTATCCGTTACCTCAGGTATCTAATAAGCGGTATACCAGAGTCGGTGGCAGAAAGATGAGTGGAAGTGCCTTCAATAAATTGCTAAATCGACTTGTTGCCGAGGGTCATGACCTGTACTCTGCTCCACTTGATCTGAAGGACCATTGGGCAAAGCATGGCACGAATCGGTATAGCACCTTGAAGTGA